ATTGCCCGTACTTTGACGCAAAAATACGTCCATGGCCAGACTCTCACACGGTCCCTTCCTTTTCAGCCAATGCTGCACTATATCGCCGCCCATGCAGATACCCGGCCATATCGATCCGGTGCCCGTACCGCGCCCGGATAACGTTACCGCGCGCGCCGATGGGCGTATCGACCTTATGGGTCTTGCGCGTGAGCAGATCCGTGACCTGTTCGCCGAGGCCGGACTGGATGCGCGACAGGCCAAGCTGCGCGCCAAACAGGTGTTCCACTGGATCTATCATCGCGGCACCAGCGACTTTGCCGCAATGACCGATATTGCCAAGACGATGCGGCCCTGGCTGGCCGAACGATTTGTGATCGGTCGCCCCAATATTGTCGAGGACCAGATTTCCGGGGACGGCACCCGCAAATGGCTGCTCAAGACCGATGACGGCCATGACTTCGAGATGGTGTTCATTCCCGATGCCGATCGTGGAACATTATGCATCTCCAGCCAGGTCGGCTGCACCCTCAATTGCACCTTCTGCGCCACCGGCACCATGCGGCTGGTGCGTAATCTGACACCGGGCGAGATTGTCGGACAGGTTATGTTGGCGCGCGATGCGCTGGGGGAATGGCCAAAAGGCGCAATGGACGGTCTGGATGATGAGGCCGATAGCAGCGGCTATACCGCAGATGGCCGCCTGCTCACCAATATCGTGCTGATGGGCATGGGTGAGCCGCTTTATAATTTCGACAATGTCCGCGATGCGATGCAGATCGTTATGCATGGCGATGGGCTGGCACTGTCAAAGCGGCGCATTACCCTCTCCACCAGCGGCATCGTGCCGACCATGGCGCGTGTTGGCGAAGAAATCGGCGTCAACCTCGCGGTATCGCTGCATGCGGTCACCAAGCCGTTGCGCGACGAGATTGTGCCGATCAACAAGAAATATGGTATTGAAGAACTGCTCGCCGCCTGCGCCGCCTATCCCGGCGCCAATAATGCGCGGCGCATCACCTTTGAATATGTCATGCTCAAGGACAAGAATGACAGCGATGAGGATGCGCATGAGCTGGTGCGGCTGCTCAAGGAATATAAACTCCCTGCCAAGGTCAATCTGATCCCGTTTAACCCCTGGCCGGGCGCACCCTATGAATGCTCGACGCCCGAACGCATCAGGCGCTTTTCGGATATCGTTTTTGAAGGCGGCATCAGCGCGCCAGTACGTACACCGCGCGGCCGTGATATCGATGCCGCCTGCGGCCAGTTGAAAACCGCAGCGGAAAAGAAAAGCCGAGCGCAGCGTGATCGGGAAGCGGCAGAGAAAGCGCCCGCCTGAGCACTGCTTCCCGGCTTTATCCGGGAGGCAGTGCTAGCCGCCATGATGGCGGGAAATGCGAAAGCCCGCATACCGAAAACTACCGGGCTCTTGCTGCACCGTCGGTTCACGATTCATGATGCCAAATACCATCATTCACCACACCCATCTTCACTGCTGCAGGCGATGACGATGGCCAGCAACCCGCCAGCAACGACCACACCGGCAGCAAGGGCGGCGATGGCCGCCCCCTTGCCGATTTTCTCTATCGTGCTGTCCTTGTCTTTCTCTTCGGACTCGGGATCGCCCTCATTCTGGTAGAAACGGCTCTGATAAAATGTCTGCCCTGCAATACTGACACGCTGCGACGGTCCCAGATTGAAGCTCAGCAGAGGTTTGGGCTTGAAACTGCGTTGAAAGTCATGGCGCTCAAACACAGGAAGCGGGGTGCCACCACTTAAAGCAAAAGCACTGGTTTCCGGCGCAATGTTCAAGTCGAGGCGCGGCTCCTCATCAGCGCGCTGGCCATTACCGCCCAGGGGAATGGTAATGCCTGCGGTAATGCGCACATCGCTGGGCAATTGCTGTGTCGGGACAGGACCAATTTGCTGCGCCGCGGCTATTTGTGGCATCACCAGACAAAGGCTGGCAGCAAGTAATGTAACTGTTTTGCGCATTATCCCCTCCTTCAGACTCAAATCGAGCGTGCAAATAATATTCTTCCGAAAGTGGCAAGAATGAGGCGGCGGAAAATGAAAAACCGTTCCATTATATTACGTTAGTGCAATGATTTACCATTTGCGTGCTGCCGGTCATCCTCGCGCTGTCTGTCACGATATTTTTCGCATCGCTACAGGATAAGTTGCTTGCAGAAAGGGGCATGGCCGAGATACGCCATGCCGCATGACAGACAGGCAAGACCAGCAAGGCAGCAGGGGGCGAGCCATGACCGTGCGCCGCCATGGGCTGGTGACGCGGCTCTGGCACTGGACCAATGCTGTCACGCTGTTGGTTTTACTGATGAGCGGGCTGACCATCTTCAACGCTCACCCCCGGCTCTATTGGGGCGATGCCGGCAACAAGCATGATCCGGCCTGGTTTGCTGTCGGCTCCAGCCCGACCAGCAGCTATGTCCGTATCAACCGGACCTATATTCCTTCAACCGGTGTGATCGGCCATTGGCGCGACGATCGGGGGCGGGTGCAGAACTGGGCCTTCCCCGATTGGGCCACCATCCCCTCCACCTATGACCTTGCTGCCGGGCGGCAATGGCATTTCTTCTTTGCGTGGGTCTTCGCATTCGGACTGTTGCTGTTCATGGCTGTCAGCCTGTTCAACCGGCATATCGCCGATAGCCTGCATATGCGCCGCGAGGACTGGTCGCCACGTAATCTGGGAACAGCATTGGTGCATCATCTCAAGCTGCGCTTTCCCAGAGGCCCTGCAGCGCTGCGCTATAACAGCCTGCAGAAACTGAGCTATATCGGCGTGATCTTCATCGCCCTGCCGCTGATGGTCGCCACCGGGCTGGCAATGTCACCGCAGATGAATGTCGCCCTGCCCTGGCTGCCCGAATTGTTCGGCGGTCGGCAATCGGCGCGGTCATGGCATTTCATCATCGCTTTTGCACTGGTGGCGTTCTTCCTGGTGCATATCGCGATGGTGCTGCTGAGTGGCCCGATAAACCAGATGCGCGGCATCATTTTCGGAACGATCCGGCTACAGCCCGAAAGTGCTATTGATGGCGGATAAACGGACCCTTTCGCGCCGCAAATTGCTCGGCGGCGCTGCACTCGGGCTTGGCGGCGGACTGCTCGGCGGTTGCGATATGCTGAATGACAGCAAATCTTTTCGCAAGGTTTTGCGCGGCGCAGAGGGCGCCAATTTCACCGTGCAGCGCGCGCTTGCTGATCGCCAGGCGCTGGCCACCACCTTCCCCGAAAGCGCGATCTCGCGCATTTTCCCGTCTAATGGCACAAGCGAGCCGGACAGCGCTGTCTATGCCCGTTTTGCAGCGCGCGACTTTGCCGGCTGGCCGCTGGTGGTCGATGGTCTAGTCGACAAACCGCTGCAACTGTCGTTGGAGGAAATCCGCGCAATGCCGGAGCAGAGCCAGATCACCCGGCATGATTGTGTCGAGGGCTGGAGCGCTATCGGCAAATGGACCGGGGTGCGGCTGTCGCACCTGCTGCAACAGGCCGGGTTGAAGGACAATGCGCGCTATCTGGTGTTCCATTGCGCCGACCGACTCTATGGCATTCCCTATTATGAGAGTATCGACCTGATCGATGCCTGGCATCCGCAGACCATCCTTGCCTGGGCGCTCAATGACCAACCTTTGCCTGTAGGCAATGGGGCACCGCTGCGGCTGCGGGTCGAGCAGCAACTGGGATACAAGCACGCCAAATATGTCGTGCGGATAGAGGCGGTGGAAAGTCTGACCGGAATCTATGGCGGCAAGGGCGGCTATTGGGAAGATGTCGCCGACTATGCCTGGTATGCGGGGATTTGACTTGCGCTC
Above is a genomic segment from Pseudomonadota bacterium containing:
- the rlmN gene encoding 23S rRNA (adenine(2503)-C(2))-methyltransferase RlmN, giving the protein MQIPGHIDPVPVPRPDNVTARADGRIDLMGLAREQIRDLFAEAGLDARQAKLRAKQVFHWIYHRGTSDFAAMTDIAKTMRPWLAERFVIGRPNIVEDQISGDGTRKWLLKTDDGHDFEMVFIPDADRGTLCISSQVGCTLNCTFCATGTMRLVRNLTPGEIVGQVMLARDALGEWPKGAMDGLDDEADSSGYTADGRLLTNIVLMGMGEPLYNFDNVRDAMQIVMHGDGLALSKRRITLSTSGIVPTMARVGEEIGVNLAVSLHAVTKPLRDEIVPINKKYGIEELLAACAAYPGANNARRITFEYVMLKDKNDSDEDAHELVRLLKEYKLPAKVNLIPFNPWPGAPYECSTPERIRRFSDIVFEGGISAPVRTPRGRDIDAACGQLKTAAEKKSRAQRDREAAEKAPA
- a CDS encoding cytochrome b/b6 domain-containing protein, giving the protein MTVRRHGLVTRLWHWTNAVTLLVLLMSGLTIFNAHPRLYWGDAGNKHDPAWFAVGSSPTSSYVRINRTYIPSTGVIGHWRDDRGRVQNWAFPDWATIPSTYDLAAGRQWHFFFAWVFAFGLLLFMAVSLFNRHIADSLHMRREDWSPRNLGTALVHHLKLRFPRGPAALRYNSLQKLSYIGVIFIALPLMVATGLAMSPQMNVALPWLPELFGGRQSARSWHFIIAFALVAFFLVHIAMVLLSGPINQMRGIIFGTIRLQPESAIDGG
- a CDS encoding molybdopterin-dependent oxidoreductase; translation: MADKRTLSRRKLLGGAALGLGGGLLGGCDMLNDSKSFRKVLRGAEGANFTVQRALADRQALATTFPESAISRIFPSNGTSEPDSAVYARFAARDFAGWPLVVDGLVDKPLQLSLEEIRAMPEQSQITRHDCVEGWSAIGKWTGVRLSHLLQQAGLKDNARYLVFHCADRLYGIPYYESIDLIDAWHPQTILAWALNDQPLPVGNGAPLRLRVEQQLGYKHAKYVVRIEAVESLTGIYGGKGGYWEDVADYAWYAGI